The following DNA comes from Papaver somniferum cultivar HN1 chromosome 4, ASM357369v1, whole genome shotgun sequence.
ctaagattaatgaacattgcatacttgatgaatttcggttaagaacaatttattgttcgcaatcaaaatcataattcaagattattattcgaaaatagcctggaacaatgatatgtgtcattgatgttattcggaaatattttgaattaatttagagaaatatagaactactataaattCAGATATAAGACAATGTACATATCAGTCTTAAAAACTGGTAAAACCATTATAAGTCTAAAGTCGTAATACATGTACTCAGTGCACGTAGCGGAGTAAATATATGTTGACAAACAGGAACTCGAGAATCCAGATTGGTACGCAAACCAGTACACATACTAGAAAGGAACTGTTGGTTATGGAACCGGTTTGGTATcaataccggtacacgtaccagtaAGGTTTTGTGGACTCTGGAACGTGTCTATATATCAATGGTACTTATTACCAGTGCGCATACCGCAAAATTTACGTGGACTTCGGAACTCGTTATGTTTGAATGGTATCCATAACAGTACGCATACTGAAAtagttttgtgaactccggaactcggttatgtcttAAGGTTTACATACCGATACGCGTACCATGATATAACTGTTCACGAACAAGTTAAGTACTTGTACTTTGTACGCCTACTTACCATGTCAATTAAATTCTTATGCACACaaaattatttctccgagataattagcatttgaataatctctattAATATTTATAAAACACGATATACATATTTGGTCACTTAATTATGTTTCGAGTTAAGCCTTAAGTGTTTATGTAAATGCTCGAGCTTATAATTCAGTTGGATATCttcggctaaccattcatgaACGTGGTCTTATATATGTTTctttatggttcatcctaactagagtgtatatcttgatcaTATAAATCAGATTCAaggattcatctaacggtggatgttgtttgcttggttccagagctatcttagcttaaacctaaagaaacatatgctttgaatgtctatatatGGGAAACCTCAAataactaggatctttgaatccagacactactttttggtgtgtcctagttgttacTAGAGTCGTTATCTCCAAAAACCCTTTTAAAGTTTAGcgatagggattcgtgaagccaagtccagctattgtttatctgatatctcgagtatcctgatcttgatcgattgttgagatgctcacttaatcaagatagatagtaatcatgaaagttctcttcgtcgcaaactttgttgattccataagTTTTATATAGGATGCACTTCAGGTtccataagtccggattttttgaggttagctagactttgtttaTGACTATTGATTTTCattaccttgatctttgatcaaaaggGAATCACATATATAGGCTTATATGTAAGAGGAAGAGtgatttaaagtcttcaattgagttgaagcaactcttagttggtgtgacgtcacctcatggaatcaattgtgtagagtcctgctgggattcaagaggcgtaaggaacgcgactgtaactgaattgatgtgagggtttaattcggtctaaactgtattccattccgaagttaattggaagtaggctagtgtctgtagcggcttaatagagtttggtgttcaatctggactagatcccggggtttttctgcatttgcggtttcctcgttaacaaaacttctggtgtctgtgttatttcttttccgcattatattgttaatttttataattaaaatatcgtAGGTTGTCGTAAattaatcatagtagatacatctgaTTGATTACTTGGTAAATTGATCTCTGGAATCACcaaagtactctcacacgtaaatcaggttcacagactagtctctgtaaattttcagattgtgagagatagagatataactctagatattattcatTGATTGAGATTCATAAGTTGGACTCTCGGAattttgttgagtttgtccatacatatttcctaagaaaaagttggtggtgtattttggtacccccgaattttcaattggtatcagagcaggcaaacacgttaagacctaataagtctgtgtttgaagcaatctgactctatggacatgagTAAAATCTCTGATAAACGTTGCACCAGTTTAAAAGATACTGTTTTTATGGATTCTGTGAAAGAGTCTGAATTTTCAAACTCTATAGAGACGAACATTCCGATTCCATAAAACAGTTGGATGTTGATAAGTGTTATCCTATTATATTACTGATGAGTCTAACTCAGAAGTTGAACGGAAAGCATCCAAAGAAATTTTTGAACGTACATGATTCCAAAACAAGGATTTTTCTTGAACAACATGCCAAAGTGAAACCGAGAATTCTTTCACTCGAAGCTAAAATTAAAGATAATGCCTTGGAGATCGATCAACTGGCGAGTAAGAACACTACTCTACGTTGCGATAGTGAATCCAAATAAACTACCATAAGTACAGTCTATGCACAAAGAGATGAGTTGGTAAAAGTAAGAACACTTGTTATTCATGATATGCTAACAAAATCTCATTCAGAAACTGATGGACAAAGTACTATTACTTTGATAGGAGGTGATCAGTTAAAATTCTTTGACCAAGAAAAAATTGTGTCTCCAAGGAGGAAAAGTTCTTTACAAGACGAGTATGTTAACAATACATATTTTGATTTAATTGAAACTTAGAAAGTGTGCTTTTACTGCAACATTAAAAGACATGTTCAAAGAAAGTGTAAgctaagtttggaaaactttCAGTTTGACCTTCTTCAAAACACCCTGGATTTAATTCTGAAAGGTGTGATTGATATTCAGATGTCTAAACCTTTTGGGTTGAAATCACATCCAAGCAAATATGCTTCTAGGAATGTCAGTACCTCATGGTCCACGAATATTCGAACAAGTCAAAAAGGTAGTATGCAAAATCGGTTCAAGAAGAACTCAATGAAACCTTCACAGATATGGGTTTGTAAATATACTCATAAGCCTCCTGAGAAAGCTgatgttttcttcaataaaacgaTTCAACATGCTAACATGGATTTGATTATTACAGGATATAAGGATCTCATTGATAAACTGTCATTCTCCTCGAGGCAATCAATCTCAGGTAAGGATTCTAATTGTGTCTCTTATTATGATGACAAAAATTTCTACGATTATTTTTCACGTTCCGAAAGGATTTTCTTAGCAAGATAAAGATGTAAAAACGGTAAAATGCAACATAATTCCTCCCATGAGCATATAGCTCACCCTTGTGCAAACAAGGCACAAGTTGAACCTCATCCATGAAAATCCTGCTGGATAAGGATTACTACGTGACAGGTGTACTATTTATCTCAAGTTGTACTTAGATGTAATGAGCTAGAATATTTTTATATTGCAACCTTACGTACTCCATATGATAATTTCAATTAGACAAGGATGTTAAAAATCCTTGTTGATCCAAGATCCAAAAAGGTGAAGCATTCTCTGATAAAAATCTTTACAAGAATATTCATTCTCTTGTTCACTAAACATACGTTTATTGAGATGAGAAGAAGAATATTTGTCATAGAAAAGGTTGAAAATTGCAGTATTAAAAATTGTTATGTGCTCTCTAAGAATTGTTTTCTTTCCTCGAAAGTTTGTGTATAAAACCAGTTAGGAACAATGGGTCCCATACCATGGGAAGGTACAcgcatctttttcttttgtagccGTACGAAAACCCTAATGACTAGATAGGTGATGCGTGCCGtgagtgcaacaaattaataatcttatttccacataattaatgggtaatataatggaagtaaggatcgttcccacgaagagcagtgagttttagttttcaaaatgtcacaaagggggggttttggtttagattgtgaacaaaataaataatcaaagcaaataaagttgtattgtaatcaatagagagagatatgatcgaggaatccttcttcgttaataaaccgtcaatgagttattataatttcctactcgtcgttaatcatatattatcaccaaccgtggaataacagctatatcagtgctatcccctaaattccttatatcactggatacggaagttctcgcctaccagattctattcaacgaaccaccaagtagtagatcactcaaggtgtaatccaatcgaatgctttatcttttgtgaatttatagattGATTCTACTAGTtatactcttagatcaaggtccaccttttagtgttgtttatacacacaatcgctccacagaatccctctgcaaggttttgtgttttGTACTTGCGTACAAGTTATTCtatgattacttatctcctaactcaatactagcaatagattgaatcaacagatcaatttagttggccacctaaacaatctatcaaaccaatcataaatattcataaaagtataaacaaacgataatcatatgaagaacttcaaagtagattaatataataactcaaatcttgtttacaacttagaattcatcctcaatcaataggtgtttagctactcatggatgtagaaacacccatgatatacatataagaaaaggttagagatatcgttacgattgagaatcgctctgaaaccctagctttcactCCGTGTGatttttctcctctccaagacttacaatttcgtaacctaatgatgtgatatcattttacataacctaacacctttttataggtttagattgcttggtcttcacgtatttagtttggttcaagacCCGACCCGATATAacgaaataacgaatccaaacgtcCCCTTAGGatttccaaggtattaatacacgttttccacttgctaagttcgcgaacccagtccgcaaacttcaaattccagcagaaatttttggaatTAAAGTACGAAACCCGTCcgctgtcttcggtattcaattaaaacttgttttggccacaacttcttcatccgaactcagaatgacctcattcttttttaattcattttatatttcgattatcttcaatatggtgatgagaaatacttaatttgaatgatttaagatcggtatttgtcccttctcttgattttgagcgttttgctccttttcgtcgcacttcttacacttctcttggaattgtgcacttggatacttggaatacttctcttcctagctatTTTCataactttgtagctcctttttgtatgattcacctaatagaggcaaataagatcaaacaagagtaataatacgaaaatatgcaagaataatagttaaaacaagtatggaatgaacactaaaatcatatgaattatgcacttatcaaattcccctacacttagctttttctagtcatcgagcaaactaaataaaactaaccctaaatacaacaactccatgtcgttgagaaaatggttacacttagcatgtataactagcctttaaacccctaggtgtccctaatggacgagttatagtctcgtgagggcttacaagaggtatacccacaaaacctactccaatttatcgccttggaagaaccactaaggataaacACAAAGTAATAGCTAAATAATTAGCctgcatatgttctttagttgcaaacatcccacatacattccaatccgcacacataagcaattacttgcgtatgacattcaacctgattgtaaAAAtccactaagatagtcatcgtacttgttgcaacgtttgtcacaacactcgcgtACTGAAATATGGacagataagaaaatggaaatagaaaaatgaagtGTGCAAatattgactaaagtgaaagatgttacccacaatacttatatgaatgtcgtcaaaggactcttatttatagcgcaatagttaaGAGAAacacccatttaacttgaccacatgatcAGATAatctaagcgcatgtttccttttcaacaagtatgtgatagttgccttggatcctgcgttccacgcatGCTTAGGCGTCGGAGACATGGACAACGTTTCACGCATACTTCcacccaagtgtcaagaacctcatcaatagtctttttgacttgctatataatgatgataggtttttattttcatcgactacatgattagatactctaaaaGTAGGTTCATTTTCAGCAAATACTTGATAGTTttcttggatcctgcattccacgctttattaggcgacggagacagggacaacgtttcacacatattgttatccaagtgtcgagaaatgaagaggagccttatatatatatatatatatatatatatatatatattcttttcttttcttttctttttcggctcactctttatgagtgtaagacaattgtattatggggattttatataaactcaaccaatgattaccttgctacaacattcacggcagtatcaggatcccatcaaatcactttagagaaacatataactgcaaaaataaaaataaagtgattcagtaatgattaatagcgaggatgaatctttcaaacgaataccatagcttagtttcacattcaattatgaacgtatatataacTAAGAATTTTAGAATGACAAAGTGTGACTCAATCTACAGCCGTAAGAACTgcttcaaccttaaaaggtttagagtgtcatcctaaatagatTATAactaactccaaaagatgaaatctcaaaaatgcaagaaatcaaagagtatgattttttttatgtgtATAAATATGCATAAAGTATGATACTAAATggtcccccacacttaaactcaacattgtcctcaatgttcaaaaccgaaaattctgatttctgacataacagcccttAAATACTCGAAAACTATACCAATGGGTAgcgaactaggaaaaacatcataaacgaaagttgttcgcctacgtcttttctataaggtgtcaaaaggtcacagtgtttcgataaatggtctgaTTTTTATGTCCTCcgtactgactgacatgcaatctgaaaaatttCTGTAAAAacaccgaaactcaaatgtccaagCCTATCTAtacaacttaacagactccgaattcagattttctttttggaaaagaaaggtgagtctgtcctaTTTAAAACTTGGGGTCAACCAGTCAAATCGGACTCTGTATGAAgcctcgagagctattttcgtgacaagttCGCAGTCAAAATTTTCTGATgaaaattcgtcaaaactttcattatagatataggacttgtaaaatataAGATGGGAATTCAATATATGAtacacaaaactaagaaaattaaaaacaaaagtgatagaaatacaaaatcgatgggttgcctcccatttagcgcttagtttaatgtcctcagcccgacttggcattccgtcaattactcctccagcgggagataatcatgaaattatttcacatccatatccacataagAAATGCTTTCGTAATATGTCTTCAATCTATGGCCATTCACCTTTAAAATTTGTTCCATatctaagactagaaatttcaactgcgTCATGAGattaaacattagtaacaacatacggtccaatccatctggaccttagcttaccaggaaatagtttaagacgagaataaaataaaagaacttttttccccgcaacaaaattctttcgagaaatcatcttgtcatggaaaagtttcctcttttccttgtaaatacgagaactctcgtaagcatcattacgtatctcctctagctcattaagttgtaacttcctttgtttccccgcattgtcataatccatgttggacatctttatcgcccaataagccttgtgttcaagttcaaccggaatatgacaagcttttccataaaccaaatgatatggagacataccaatcggtgttttctacgccgttctatacgcccaaagtgcatcgttaagcctataactccaatctttccgtaTAGTGTTTAcgtttttctcaagaatggatttaatctcacggtttgtgggtgatacggtgtaccaaccttgtgtgttatgttgtacttcttgagtagagcatggaaggatttctgaaaatgtgagtctccgtcactgataaccactcttggtgtaacatgtctagaaaaaatatattccttcacaaactcacaaacaacttgagaataattagtaggggtggctttagcttccacccatttagaaacataatccacaacaagaagtatataaaattttccattagaattgacaaaaggacccataaaataaattccccacacatcaaatacttcaacaacaagaattggtgtgagtggaatttgattttgagcacctagattgctcgttctttgacacctatcacaatattttcaaaatatatatgcatcctcaaatagggtcggccaataaaatccactttcaagtactttgaaagcggtacgtttagaaccaaagtgaccaccacatgcataagtatgacaaaaagtaagaatagattgaaattcataattaggtacgcacctgcgtattatttgatcagaaccgtatttccacaaataaggctcatcccacacatactgcttggctattttcttaagcttaagcttttgaaaattagacattgtactaggtacttgtcttgtaaccaagtagttcactatatccgcatACCAatgtgttgaatcttcaattgagaaaagttgttcgtctggataacgatcttgtaaaggaagtttttcttcggaaacaacaagtctactaagatgatcagcaacaatattttcaacacctcttttatcctttacTTCATAATCAAAATTTGCAATAGtagtatccaccgtataagtcttggcttagtttctttcttctttaataggtacTAAAGTGTTGAatgatcagaatacacaatcacttttgtacccaccaaataggatctaaatttttctaatgcaaacactatagccaaaaattctttctcggtggtagaatagttgatttgtgcatcgtttagggtcctggatgcataataaatcacatgagacagcttgctacactttgacccaaaacggctccaactgcatagtcacttgcatcacacattaattcaaatggaaaattccaatctggtgacttgataattggtgtagttgtcaacaattctttcaatttatcaaaggcatccttgcactccttgttgaagtcaaaaataacctctttttgcaataatttgcacatcgacattgagattttggagaaatctttgataaacctcctgtaaaaacctgcatgaccaagaaagaacgaatctccctcaccgaagtgggatattgtaagtttcttatcaaatctatctttgctttgtcaacttcaagccctcgagaggacacaatgtgacctagcactataccatggtttaccataaaatgacatttctcccaattaagaacaaggttagtgtctatgcatcttttaagcacgagttcaagattttgtaaacaaatatcaaatgaatcaccataaacactaaaatcatccataaatacctcaattatgcgttccacatagtcagaaaatatactgaccatacatctctgaaaagtggcaggtgcaTTGTGAAGACCAAACGACATTCTTCTATAGGCAaatgtaccaaaaggacaagtgaaagtagtcttctcttgatcctccggtgcaataacagtatgattgtagcccgaataaccgtccaaaaaccaataatgtgagtgtcccgctaacctctctaacatctgattaatgaaaggcaaaggaaagtgatcctttcgggttgcggcattaatctttctgtagtctatgcacactctccatcctgtttgaactcttgtaggaacaagttcatcatcttgatttctaacaacagtgtcACCTGCTTTCTTAGGTACTACTTGTAtcgggctaacccatttgctgtcagaaattgggtaaatcacccccacacttagcaatttgaggatctctttcttcacgacctccatcattgcgGGGTTAAGCCTACGGTGAGCATCACTAcaggcttaaaatcatcttccattaggattctatgcatgcacatagATGGACTAATGCATTTGATGTCGgtaattgtccaaccaatagccgttatGTGCTCTTTCAtaaccctaagtagacgttcttcttatATTGGGGTGAGGTGATTTGAAATAATCACCGGaatttcttctttatcacccaagtacgcgtactttaggtggtcTGGAAGCGGCTTCAATTCTAGTTTCGGTGCATGCACAATAGAAGATAttggaacctcattagttacgggtaaagaaatataagaaatattacccggtttagcttcttgtagtgttgttaaggcaccacacatctccactagctCTTTGGCTAAGTCAACGTCCAGGTTCGGCTTTCCATCAACGTCCATATCAATGATATTCCgtagcacaactccaagttcatcttcattattcaaaccaaacatttgttgcgctaacgaaccaataacatcaatagacaaagctgagtgaacatcactaggatattgcatggtttcaaaaatattaaaacgtattatctccttatcaaattccatagtgagtgcaccactatccaCATTAATCTTCTTTGCAGTTTTCatgaacggtctcccaagaagtaacgaagtatatgaacaattatctccattgtgcatatccacaatataAAAATCAACCGAAAAGATTAActaattcacttgaactaacacatcctccacgactcccttaggatatatattggacttgttagctaATTGAATAGTAATCTTTGCTTCTTTTAAAAGTctgagattcaaagaatcataaacatcggctgacataacacttatgaaaGCAcctaaatcaagcaaagcacactCAAATTGCCGATTACCAATGGTATCGGGAACTGTGAAACCACCAGGAAATTCACACTTTGTAGGAATCTTCTTAAGTAACATAGCTGTAGCACTTTCTCCCACTTAAATGATCTCATTagaaatcaacctatccttccttgtacacaaatccttcaaaaccttagcatacctgggtacggttccgatggactcaataaatggaatgttaatATGTATCTTGCTgtaaatatccatgatctccttgtcttgagcttctttctttgatttggaaaaacgactaggaaaaagAGGTgatatggtaaaagtgggaaccgtgttCTTAGGTTGGCCGGTTGATGTTGGCTTTTCCTTAGGTACGGTCTCCGCCTCCACTTCCTTCTCACTAGATATGCGTACTGCTCATGTATCTATATTAGAATTCGTTACTTGCTTTCCACTTCTCAAGGTTACTGCATTGACGTGCTCTCTTAGGTTCACAAACGGTTGTGATGAGAGTGTTGTAGAAGCTTTTTCCTTCAGTTGATTCACATCCGTAGCGAATTGTCCCATCTGAGTATGTAAATCTCTAATAGCATTATCAGTTTTTAGCTGATTCTGTTCGGCTTTATGTATGAACTGATCAGTTTTCTGCATGAGTTGATCAGTTTTCTGCTGACTTTGTTGAAATATAGATGAAAGACTTTGCATTATGGTAATCATCTTCTCAGAGGCGTCCTCCTTTAGATcttgttgttgtggttggaattgttgttgaaaaccaccttgtcttgCATATGGACTAGAAGTTGttgcttgcttgttggcataactgaaattagggtgatctttccaaccaggactataagtatttgagtatggatcataccttgttatctgattaggaaatatagcGTTCACCTGTTCGGCCTCTTCTTCATAAGTAGGAATGAGCACAGCTGCCATTTGTTGCATCATATTCTCCATATTACTCATTCTTTTCTCTAAGTGTGAAGAAGAACTAACTTTGTCGACCCTCCTATCCATCGATGTGCATCTTGTATTAAATTTTTGTGTGTTTGCAACCATGTTCTCGATCAGTTCCGTGGCTTCATCAAAGTTTTTGTTGGTTAATGCACCACCACTAGCCGCATCTATGAGATTCCTCTCTGATTGAAGCATCCCATCATAAAAATACTGCACTATGAGTTGCTCACTtatttggtggtgtggacagctagaCAATAACTTCTTGTACCGTTCCCAGTAATCGTAAAGAGTTTCACCAACAATTTGCTCAATTCCACTTATTGCTTTACGAATAGTTGCTGCTTTGGAAGCGGGAAAGTACTTTTCTAAAAAAACTTTTTGCATATCATTCCACGATGTAATACTTCCTTGTGGAAGGCTGTAAAACCATTCCTACGCGGAATCTgtcaaagaaaaaggaaaagttaTAAGTA
Coding sequences within:
- the LOC113272436 gene encoding uncharacterized protein LOC113272436 produces the protein MVNTDDKIDPPPPPPPPRRTLKDLTSPSFDQQKFFIDLDNSIEIKSQLIHWLPKFKGLHEDDPNKYLLLFQHSLPQGSITSWNDMQKVFLEKYFPASKAATIRKAISGIEQIVGETLYDYWERYKKLLSSCPHHQISEQLIVQYFYDGMLQSERNLIDAASGGALTNKNFDEATELIENMVANTQKFNTRCTSMDRRVDKVSSSSHLEKRMSNMENMMQQMAAVLIPTYEEEAEQQATTSSPYARQGGFQQQFQPQQQDLKEDASEKMITIMQSLSSIFQQSQQKTDQLMQKTDQFIHKAEQNQLKTDNAIRDLHTQMGQFATDVNQLKEKASTTLSSQPFVNLREHVNAVTLRSGKQVTNSNIDT